One segment of Anaerolineae bacterium DNA contains the following:
- a CDS encoding type II toxin-antitoxin system prevent-host-death family antitoxin — translation MTKVGVYEAKTRLAQLIARVEKGERIIITRHGTPVAVLQPAGEIPSLPPEQVINALKAFRRGRRLGGLSVREMVEEGRL, via the coding sequence ATGACGAAAGTCGGTGTGTATGAGGCAAAGACACGACTGGCGCAGTTGATCGCTCGGGTGGAGAAGGGCGAGCGCATTATCATTACGCGCCACGGGACGCCTGTGGCCGTCCTGCAGCCTGCAGGAGAGATACCCTCCCTGCCCCCCGAACAGGTCATCAATGCCTTGAAAGCCTTCCGACGCGGCCGGCGCCTGGGTGGGCTCTCAGTGCGGGAGATGGTAGAGGAAGGACGGCTATAA
- a CDS encoding type II toxin-antitoxin system VapC family toxin — translation MAEQFVIDASVVMAWCFEDEANPYADEVLESFTRATALAPIIWPLEVSNVLVVAERQGRITAADTVRFLNLLRQLPIIVVEEAATRIFGEILSLARQQQGLSAYDAAYMDLAMRSGLPLATQDAVLREAAVRCGVRIYRESGA, via the coding sequence GTGGCGGAGCAATTTGTGATTGACGCATCCGTGGTGATGGCCTGGTGCTTTGAGGATGAAGCCAACCCGTACGCTGATGAGGTGCTGGAAAGCTTCACCCGAGCCACGGCCTTGGCTCCCATCATCTGGCCGCTGGAAGTGAGCAACGTGCTGGTGGTGGCCGAGCGGCAGGGACGGATCACCGCCGCTGATACAGTGCGTTTCCTGAACCTCCTGCGCCAACTGCCAATCATTGTGGTAGAGGAGGCGGCCACCCGCATCTTCGGGGAAATTCTCTCCCTGGCCCGCCAACAACAAGGGCTTTCGGCGTATGACGCGGCGTATATGGACCTGGCGATGCGATCCGGACTGCCGCTGGCCACCCAAGATGCGGTTCTGCGGGAAGCGGCGGTGCGATGTG